One Thermicanus aegyptius DSM 12793 DNA segment encodes these proteins:
- the dat gene encoding D-amino-acid transaminase produces the protein MDYMLWNGRIVPKGEVRVDPEDRGYQFGDGVYEVIRVYHGNLFAEAEHFTRLERSLKELRIPFPYSLEKLSRQVNELVRLEKLEDGIIYLQVTRGTAPRAHAFPQEAEANVIAYASPYPRPVDTIVNGGSAILAEDIRWLRCDIKSINLLGNVLAKQAAKEAGALEAILHRGKTVTEGSSSNLFMVKEGKLFTHPLNSLILNGITRQVVVKLAHQLKIPLVEETFTIDQLFAADELFITSTTNEITPILTVDGKKIGHGVPGVISRQLQEAFERRIALLKA, from the coding sequence ATGGATTACATGTTATGGAATGGCCGTATCGTGCCGAAGGGAGAAGTGAGGGTTGACCCGGAAGATCGGGGATACCAGTTCGGCGACGGCGTATACGAAGTGATTCGAGTTTATCATGGCAATCTTTTTGCGGAAGCGGAACATTTTACCCGCCTCGAAAGAAGTTTAAAAGAATTAAGGATCCCTTTCCCTTATTCCTTAGAGAAACTATCCCGGCAGGTGAATGAACTGGTCCGATTGGAGAAGTTGGAAGACGGGATCATCTATCTTCAGGTAACGAGGGGAACCGCGCCTAGAGCACATGCGTTTCCACAAGAGGCCGAGGCCAATGTAATCGCCTATGCTTCCCCTTATCCCCGACCCGTCGATACCATCGTCAACGGGGGCTCCGCTATTTTGGCGGAAGATATCCGTTGGCTTCGCTGCGACATAAAGAGCATTAATTTGCTGGGAAATGTCCTGGCGAAGCAAGCGGCCAAAGAAGCGGGAGCTCTCGAAGCGATCCTGCATCGAGGAAAAACGGTAACCGAAGGAAGCTCCAGCAATTTATTTATGGTAAAAGAGGGGAAACTTTTTACTCATCCCTTAAATTCCCTCATCTTAAACGGCATCACCCGTCAAGTGGTGGTGAAATTAGCCCATCAATTAAAAATTCCTTTGGTGGAAGAAACGTTCACCATCGATCAGTTATTTGCGGCCGATGAGCTCTTCATCACCAGCACCACCAATGAAATTACGCCGATTTTAACCGTGGACGGCAAAAAAATCGGCCATGGGGTGCCTGGCGTCATCTCTCGTCAACTTCAAGAGGCTTTTGAACGGCGGATCGCTTTGTTAAAGGCGTAA
- a CDS encoding lipoate--protein ligase family protein, with protein MMEEIWRFIDTGALSPALNMAVDEAILQIHGEGRVPPTLRFYTWNPATLSVGYFQRAEKEIDFNRLKEEGIGFVRRPTGGRAVLHDKELTYSIVVSEGYPGIPATVTDSYRFFSLGLMEGFRQLGLPVEMVKLDSESEKGKQASLGTAACFDSPSWYELVLGERKIAGSAQMRQRGVILQHGSILIDLDADLLFSLFRFPSEEVRQRGKRLFLKRAVAINEERMHSPATLEEVKGAFAEGFRKGLGIRLIEGELTKEEWILAERLAREKYGTDAWNLRR; from the coding sequence ATGATGGAAGAGATATGGCGTTTTATCGATACAGGCGCCCTGTCGCCTGCCCTCAACATGGCCGTCGATGAGGCCATTCTTCAAATTCATGGGGAAGGGAGGGTACCTCCCACCCTTCGATTTTATACGTGGAACCCGGCGACTTTATCCGTCGGATATTTTCAAAGAGCGGAGAAGGAGATTGATTTCAACCGACTTAAAGAAGAAGGGATCGGATTTGTCCGTCGTCCCACAGGGGGAAGAGCGGTCCTTCACGACAAGGAGCTGACCTACAGCATCGTGGTATCGGAGGGTTACCCCGGTATTCCCGCAACCGTCACGGATTCGTACCGTTTTTTTAGTCTAGGTTTGATGGAGGGGTTTCGACAGCTCGGTCTTCCCGTGGAGATGGTGAAACTGGATTCGGAGTCGGAGAAAGGAAAACAGGCTTCCCTCGGAACAGCCGCTTGTTTTGACTCGCCTTCATGGTATGAATTGGTGCTAGGGGAGCGGAAAATTGCAGGAAGTGCCCAGATGAGACAACGGGGTGTGATCCTACAGCATGGTTCCATCCTGATTGATCTCGATGCGGACCTCCTCTTTTCCTTGTTCCGTTTTCCCTCTGAGGAGGTGCGGCAAAGGGGAAAACGGCTTTTTCTCAAACGGGCGGTGGCCATTAACGAAGAAAGGATGCATTCCCCCGCCACCTTGGAAGAGGTAAAAGGAGCCTTTGCGGAAGGATTCCGGAAAGGATTGGGCATCCGGCTTATCGAGGGGGAGTTAACGAAAGAAGAATGGATCCTGGCGGAGAGGTTGGCCCGGGAGAAATACGGGACAGATGCGTGGAACCTCAGGAGATAA
- a CDS encoding AzlD domain-containing protein, which produces MMSLRDLILMVLGMALVTYLPRLLPFLFLQRLFIPPRLRRFFSFIPYAMLGALIVPGVFSSTGDLSSAIVGFLVAVLLVWLKLHVVFVITGAIFAVYLFQLFF; this is translated from the coding sequence ATGATGAGCCTACGTGACTTAATCCTCATGGTTTTAGGAATGGCTCTCGTTACTTATCTCCCTAGGCTGCTTCCTTTTTTATTTCTCCAACGTCTCTTTATTCCCCCCCGTCTACGGCGTTTTTTTTCCTTCATCCCCTATGCGATGTTAGGGGCTCTCATTGTTCCGGGGGTCTTCAGTTCGACAGGAGATCTGTCAAGCGCCATCGTTGGCTTTCTGGTAGCGGTTCTCCTCGTTTGGCTTAAACTCCATGTGGTGTTCGTCATAACCGGAGCCATCTTTGCTGTGTATCTCTTTCAATTGTTCTTTTAG
- a CDS encoding zinc-dependent alcohol dehydrogenase: MKAVTYQGIKDVKVKEVNDPKLEKEDDVLVRITSTAICGSDLHLIHGMVPNLPEGYIIGHEPMGIVEETGSEVTRLKKGDRVIVPFNVACGECFYCRNHLESQCDRSNPHGETGGYFGYSETFGGYAGGQAEMLRVPFGNFTPFRVPEDCELEDEKLLFLSDILPTAYWGVDASGVKEGDSVVVLGSGPVGLLTQKFAWLRGAERVITVDYIDYRLAHAERTNHVETINFEKEENIGGYLKEITHGGADVVIDCVGMDGKMTFVELVETALKLQGGSLGAIEIASQAVRKGGTIQLVGVYGMRYNAFPLGDLFSRNITLKMGQAPVIHYMPEIYRMIVEERIDPTDIITHRLPLEEAQHGYEVFDTKSDGCIKVVLKP; this comes from the coding sequence ATGAAGGCAGTCACCTATCAAGGCATTAAAGATGTGAAAGTGAAGGAAGTAAATGATCCAAAACTGGAAAAAGAAGACGATGTCCTTGTCCGCATTACAAGCACCGCCATTTGCGGATCCGATCTTCACCTCATCCATGGGATGGTTCCGAACCTCCCGGAAGGTTACATCATCGGCCACGAACCGATGGGCATCGTAGAGGAGACAGGGTCTGAGGTAACCCGTTTAAAAAAAGGAGACCGGGTTATCGTTCCCTTCAATGTGGCTTGCGGAGAATGTTTTTACTGCAGGAATCATCTCGAGAGCCAATGCGACCGATCCAATCCCCATGGAGAGACAGGCGGTTATTTCGGATATTCGGAGACGTTTGGAGGATACGCAGGCGGACAGGCGGAAATGTTGAGGGTCCCGTTCGGCAATTTTACTCCCTTCCGGGTTCCCGAGGATTGCGAATTGGAAGATGAAAAACTTCTGTTCCTCTCCGACATTCTCCCCACTGCCTACTGGGGAGTGGATGCTTCGGGCGTTAAGGAAGGGGACAGCGTGGTCGTACTCGGAAGCGGGCCCGTCGGTTTGCTCACCCAAAAATTTGCTTGGCTGAGAGGGGCGGAACGGGTCATTACCGTTGATTATATCGACTACCGCTTGGCGCACGCGGAACGAACCAATCATGTCGAAACCATTAATTTTGAAAAAGAGGAAAACATCGGTGGCTATTTAAAGGAAATCACCCATGGCGGGGCCGACGTTGTAATCGATTGTGTGGGGATGGACGGAAAAATGACCTTTGTTGAATTGGTGGAAACCGCCTTGAAATTGCAAGGAGGCTCTTTAGGGGCGATCGAAATCGCAAGCCAAGCCGTCAGAAAAGGTGGGACGATCCAATTGGTGGGGGTTTACGGCATGCGGTATAACGCCTTTCCCCTCGGCGATTTATTCAGCCGGAATATTACCCTTAAAATGGGACAAGCCCCGGTCATCCATTACATGCCCGAAATTTACCGGATGATCGTAGAGGAACGGATCGACCCCACCGACATCATCACCCACCGTTTGCCCCTTGAGGAGGCTCAACACGGCTATGAAGTGTTTGATACAAAATCCGACGGCTGTATTAAGGTGGTTCTAAAACCGTAA
- a CDS encoding Rdx family protein — protein sequence MASEREYRIVIEFCVWCDYSPEALSLSQFLLNYFGTEIKELLLIPTKGGKFEVTVNGRLLHSKLDTGEFPDTDRLLRTMNEMETL from the coding sequence ATGGCTTCGGAACGGGAATACAGGATTGTCATTGAATTTTGCGTCTGGTGTGACTATTCACCGGAAGCCCTCTCGTTATCTCAATTCCTTCTTAACTATTTTGGGACAGAGATTAAAGAATTGCTCCTGATCCCCACAAAGGGAGGAAAATTTGAAGTGACGGTAAATGGCCGTCTCCTTCACTCAAAGCTGGATACAGGGGAGTTTCCCGATACAGATCGGCTGCTTCGTACCATGAATGAGATGGAAACGCTGTAA
- a CDS encoding cation:proton antiporter, which yields MFIAEIALILMASKLFGDLSVRLGQPAVLGKLLVGILLGPSLLGWVKDNEFLTEISEIGVLLLMFIAGLETDLALLKKTGFASVSVGTLGILLPLGLGYAVGIYLGLDPFQSLFLGLLLSATSVSISVQSLKEMNRLKTREGSVILGAAVIDDILVMITLAVMMSLTQSGVSLGSVILHQSFFFLFAILLALFFVPHLLRYFAPLRVTESVITAGLVIAFFYAAMAEFFGVSDVIGAYLAGIAVSLTDYKQEVFEKVETIGYAFFVPVFFTSIGISVNFTQVGNQMIFLLFLTLIAVATKWIGAGLGARLSGFGLKSSAGIGAGMISRGEVALILASIGLEKSLLPPSYFSVIVVMVLLTTLATPPLMKLFFQRKEPLPPLGTDEQP from the coding sequence ATGTTTATTGCAGAAATTGCGCTCATCTTAATGGCTTCAAAACTTTTTGGAGACCTGAGTGTTCGGTTGGGACAACCGGCGGTTCTCGGAAAATTATTGGTCGGCATTCTCTTAGGTCCCTCACTTTTAGGATGGGTCAAAGACAATGAATTTCTCACGGAGATCAGCGAGATCGGGGTTCTACTCCTCATGTTTATAGCCGGATTGGAGACCGATTTGGCGCTTCTTAAGAAGACGGGGTTCGCTTCGGTTTCGGTGGGAACGCTGGGGATTCTTTTGCCCTTAGGGCTCGGTTACGCGGTGGGCATTTATTTAGGACTTGATCCTTTTCAATCCCTTTTTCTCGGGCTTCTCCTGTCTGCCACCAGTGTAAGCATCTCCGTACAGTCTTTAAAAGAAATGAATCGATTGAAAACGAGGGAAGGATCGGTCATTCTGGGAGCGGCAGTGATCGATGACATCCTGGTCATGATCACACTTGCCGTCATGATGAGCTTGACACAGAGCGGAGTGAGTTTGGGGAGTGTGATTCTTCATCAAAGCTTCTTCTTTCTGTTTGCTATCCTCCTTGCTCTCTTTTTCGTCCCCCATCTTCTTCGGTATTTCGCCCCTCTGAGGGTGACGGAATCGGTCATTACGGCGGGGCTCGTGATTGCCTTTTTCTATGCGGCCATGGCGGAGTTTTTTGGCGTCTCCGATGTCATTGGCGCCTATCTTGCCGGAATTGCCGTTAGTTTGACCGATTACAAACAGGAGGTTTTCGAGAAGGTGGAGACGATTGGGTACGCCTTTTTTGTCCCTGTCTTTTTTACCTCCATCGGAATCTCGGTCAATTTTACTCAGGTAGGAAATCAAATGATCTTTCTTCTTTTTCTCACGTTGATAGCTGTTGCTACCAAATGGATCGGTGCTGGACTTGGGGCGAGGCTTTCCGGTTTTGGGTTGAAGAGCTCGGCAGGGATTGGGGCAGGGATGATTTCCAGAGGAGAGGTTGCCCTCATATTGGCTTCAATCGGTTTGGAGAAGAGTCTTTTGCCTCCTTCTTATTTTTCGGTGATCGTGGTGATGGTCCTTTTGACAACGTTGGCTACACCTCCCCTGATGAAACTGTTCTTTCAGAGAAAAGAGCCTTTGCCACCGCTCGGAACGGATGAGCAGCCCTGA
- a CDS encoding AzlC family ABC transporter permease → MRTEIEQKKIEPITVGSEWLNGMRVSLPVALGYIPIAVAFGLLAKGNGIPFTITALLSLLVFAGASQFVAVQMVASGAVWGNIVLFTFLLNFRHFLMSASLSTRISEKSLWRKALIAFGVTDETFSLASFTPGRLTFPFMLGLNGIAYSSWVIGTLIGYGAGSFLPDELQSSMGIALYAMFISLILPAMKGSRLIFFTVVGAAVVNSLLTLFMPQGVSLILSTLLFATIASFIAPEEEVQGEKRGFDRMEGESKK, encoded by the coding sequence TTGCGAACAGAGATCGAACAGAAAAAAATTGAGCCGATCACCGTAGGTTCCGAGTGGCTAAACGGAATGAGGGTTAGCCTTCCCGTTGCCTTGGGTTACATTCCCATTGCCGTCGCGTTTGGTTTATTGGCCAAAGGGAACGGGATTCCCTTTACCATTACCGCCCTTCTTTCTCTCCTTGTTTTTGCGGGAGCAAGCCAGTTTGTAGCGGTCCAGATGGTGGCAAGTGGAGCGGTTTGGGGAAACATCGTCCTCTTTACCTTTCTCCTCAATTTTCGTCATTTCTTGATGTCTGCCAGTCTCTCTACCCGCATTTCGGAAAAGAGTCTTTGGAGAAAGGCGTTGATCGCTTTTGGTGTGACCGACGAAACCTTTTCCCTCGCATCTTTTACACCCGGGCGACTCACCTTCCCGTTTATGTTGGGGTTAAATGGGATCGCCTATTCTTCCTGGGTTATAGGGACTCTCATCGGGTACGGAGCGGGGTCCTTTCTCCCCGATGAACTTCAAAGCAGCATGGGAATTGCCCTATACGCCATGTTTATTTCCCTTATTTTACCTGCGATGAAGGGCTCCCGTCTTATTTTTTTCACCGTCGTTGGGGCAGCAGTGGTTAATTCCCTCCTCACGCTGTTTATGCCGCAGGGGGTCTCCCTCATTCTCTCTACGCTTCTCTTTGCCACCATCGCGTCATTCATCGCTCCGGAAGAAGAGGTCCAAGGAGAGAAGAGAGGCTTTGACCGTATGGAGGGGGAAAGTAAGAAATGA